Proteins encoded by one window of Kribbella flavida DSM 17836:
- a CDS encoding MarR family winged helix-turn-helix transcriptional regulator — protein MDGALGTQLRHLLEQIDGDVAKVYRDLGLAEYRPRFSPIVRTLVAQGPLSVRELALAVGVTHSAASQTVAQLTKAGFTTQEPGPTDARQRIVHLTDRTRELLPAIEAEWTATTAALASLDRELPYPLADFLAELQSALTTKPFRQRIADHAGAELSGSVVKNQSERPPRP, from the coding sequence ATGGACGGCGCGCTCGGCACCCAGTTGCGGCATCTGCTCGAGCAGATCGACGGGGACGTGGCCAAGGTCTACCGGGACCTCGGCCTGGCCGAGTACCGGCCGCGGTTCTCGCCGATCGTGCGCACACTGGTTGCTCAAGGCCCGTTGTCGGTGCGCGAGCTGGCACTGGCCGTCGGCGTCACCCACTCGGCCGCGAGCCAGACGGTCGCCCAGCTCACCAAGGCCGGCTTCACCACCCAGGAGCCCGGCCCCACCGACGCCCGCCAGCGCATCGTGCACCTCACCGACCGCACCCGCGAGCTGCTTCCGGCCATCGAAGCCGAGTGGACCGCCACCACCGCCGCCCTGGCTTCCCTCGACCGCGAGCTGCCCTACCCGCTCGCCGACTTCCTCGCCGAGCTCCAGAGCGCGCTCACCACCAAGCCCTTCCGTCAGCGCATCGCCGACCACGCCGGCGCCGAGCTGTCAGGCAGCGTCGTGAAAAACCAGTCCGAGCGTCCGCCGCGTCCCTGA
- a CDS encoding phosphatidylinositol-specific phospholipase C domain-containing protein encodes MKRFVLAAVVALTAAFSLSPTAQAATRADASIAGVTGVGVHNAYVQSTFPWLVDALESGASMLELDIWQNFLGSRAYWVGHDPGNANNCSSATTFAALRSGSRNQSLPACLRNLRLWHDQNPNHAPVILKLELKNGFDGRNGFGPAQFDALLTNALGAGAILRPAEVKGSAATLDAAVRANGWPSRESLRGRFVVLVETGAFEAGNPLDHYDTDLEYADHLISLNAAGNLAGATMFTTVNGASATDPRTGERGGARAPWYVTFDGNASTWYAGSTAFYTANNYLLVMVDAHNVAPAIDARNPTVQQATDRVRQLAAHGATVVSSDWTNPQIVSLTTPRS; translated from the coding sequence GTGAAGCGTTTCGTGCTGGCTGCCGTGGTGGCGTTGACCGCGGCGTTCTCCCTGTCCCCCACCGCCCAGGCCGCGACCCGGGCCGATGCCTCGATCGCCGGAGTCACCGGCGTCGGCGTGCACAACGCCTACGTGCAGTCGACGTTCCCGTGGCTGGTCGACGCGCTGGAGTCGGGCGCGTCGATGCTCGAGCTCGACATCTGGCAGAACTTCCTCGGTTCCCGCGCCTACTGGGTCGGCCACGATCCGGGCAACGCCAACAACTGCTCGTCCGCGACCACCTTCGCCGCCCTGCGGTCCGGCTCCCGCAACCAGAGCCTGCCGGCCTGCCTGCGCAACCTCCGCCTCTGGCACGACCAGAATCCGAACCACGCCCCGGTCATTCTCAAGCTGGAGCTGAAGAACGGCTTCGACGGCCGCAACGGCTTCGGGCCGGCCCAGTTCGACGCCCTGCTGACCAACGCCCTCGGCGCCGGCGCGATCCTGCGCCCGGCCGAGGTGAAGGGATCGGCCGCGACCCTGGACGCCGCCGTGCGCGCCAACGGCTGGCCGAGCCGGGAGAGCCTGCGCGGCAGGTTCGTCGTCCTGGTGGAGACCGGGGCGTTCGAGGCCGGCAACCCGCTCGACCACTACGACACCGATCTCGAGTACGCCGACCACCTGATCAGCCTGAACGCCGCCGGAAACCTGGCCGGCGCGACCATGTTCACCACCGTGAACGGCGCCTCCGCCACCGACCCGCGCACCGGCGAGCGCGGCGGCGCCCGGGCCCCGTGGTACGTGACCTTCGACGGCAACGCCAGCACCTGGTACGCCGGCTCGACCGCCTTCTACACGGCGAACAACTACCTGCTGGTCATGGTCGACGCCCACAACGTCGCCCCAGCCATCGACGCCCGTAACCCGACGGTCCAGCAGGCGACCGACCGGGTGCGGCAGCTCGCCGCCCACGGCGCCACCGTCGTCTCCAGCGACTGGACCAACCCCCAGATCGTCTCGCTCACCACGCCCCGAAGCTGA
- the pip gene encoding prolyl aminopeptidase, with amino-acid sequence MTIEPYDHGLLEVGDGHRVYWEVCGNPEGKPAVVVHGGPGSGAGQFWKKYFDLTKYKLVLFDQRNCGRSTPDAGDPEVDLSTNTTWHLIADMEQLREQLGIERWLVLGASWGATLGLAYAEQHPSAVSEIVLFSVTNTTRREVEWVTREMGRVFPAEWARFRDGVPEADRDGNLALAYSRLLHDPDPEVRDRAARNWCAWEDTHVATHGAGIQPDPRYDDPRFRLRFARLVSHYWGHAAWLEEGVLERKADKLAGIPGVLIVGRLDFSSPVEAAWKVAQRWPDAELTIVEHAGHGAGPAVAELVTDAIATFADR; translated from the coding sequence ATGACCATCGAGCCGTACGACCACGGCCTGCTGGAGGTCGGCGACGGGCACCGCGTGTACTGGGAGGTCTGCGGCAACCCCGAGGGCAAGCCGGCGGTGGTCGTGCACGGCGGGCCCGGCTCGGGAGCAGGGCAGTTCTGGAAGAAGTACTTCGACCTGACGAAGTACAAGCTGGTGCTGTTCGACCAGCGCAACTGTGGTCGCAGCACGCCCGACGCGGGCGACCCGGAAGTGGACCTGAGCACGAACACGACCTGGCACCTGATCGCGGACATGGAGCAGCTGCGCGAGCAACTCGGGATCGAGCGCTGGCTGGTGCTCGGCGCCTCCTGGGGCGCGACGCTGGGACTCGCGTACGCCGAGCAGCACCCGTCCGCGGTGTCGGAGATCGTGCTGTTCAGCGTCACCAACACCACGCGCCGGGAGGTCGAGTGGGTGACCCGGGAGATGGGCCGGGTGTTCCCGGCGGAGTGGGCGCGGTTCCGCGACGGCGTACCGGAGGCGGACCGGGACGGCAACCTCGCGCTCGCCTACAGCCGGCTGCTGCACGACCCGGACCCGGAGGTGCGGGACCGGGCGGCGCGCAACTGGTGCGCCTGGGAGGACACGCACGTCGCCACGCACGGGGCGGGGATCCAGCCCGATCCGCGGTACGACGATCCTCGGTTCCGGCTGCGGTTCGCCCGGCTGGTGTCGCACTACTGGGGCCATGCCGCCTGGTTGGAGGAGGGCGTGCTGGAACGCAAGGCGGACAAGCTGGCCGGGATTCCCGGCGTGCTGATCGTCGGCCGGCTCGACTTCAGCAGCCCGGTCGAGGCCGCGTGGAAGGTCGCCCAGCGCTGGCCGGACGCCGAACTGACAATCGTCGAACACGCCGGTCATGGCGCCGGGCCGGCGGTCGCCGAGCTGGTCACCGACGCGATCGCGACCTTCGCCGACCGCTGA
- a CDS encoding 2OG-Fe(II) oxygenase, translated as MDFDWDQLADELDAVGCALTPPVLTAEQCAEISSWYDDAERFRATIDMARYRFGSGQYRYFAYPLPAVIRELREAFYPRLLPIAREWAERLRQPAPWPDSLAEWLDACHRAGQERPTPILLKYQAGDWNALHRDLYGDLVFPLQVVIGLDRPGVDHDGGEFLLVEQRPRAQSRATVTSLPQGRGLIFTTRDRPVRSTRGWSAAPVRHGVSTVRSGTRRTLGLVFHDAA; from the coding sequence ATGGACTTCGACTGGGACCAACTGGCCGACGAGCTCGACGCGGTCGGGTGTGCGCTGACTCCCCCGGTGCTCACCGCTGAGCAGTGCGCCGAGATCAGCAGTTGGTACGACGACGCCGAGCGGTTCCGCGCCACGATCGACATGGCGCGCTACCGCTTCGGTTCCGGGCAGTACCGCTACTTCGCCTACCCGCTGCCCGCTGTGATCCGCGAGCTGCGGGAAGCGTTCTACCCGCGGCTGCTGCCGATCGCGCGTGAGTGGGCCGAGCGTCTCAGGCAGCCGGCGCCATGGCCTGATTCGCTGGCTGAATGGCTGGACGCCTGTCATCGGGCAGGGCAGGAACGCCCCACGCCGATCCTGCTGAAGTACCAGGCCGGCGACTGGAACGCGTTGCACCGGGACCTGTACGGCGACCTGGTCTTCCCGCTGCAGGTGGTGATCGGGCTGGACCGGCCCGGCGTCGATCACGACGGCGGCGAGTTCCTGCTGGTGGAGCAGCGGCCTCGGGCGCAGTCGCGAGCAACGGTGACCTCGTTGCCGCAGGGCCGCGGGCTGATCTTCACCACGCGCGACCGGCCGGTGCGGTCGACGCGTGGCTGGTCGGCGGCGCCGGTCCGGCACGGGGTGAGCACCGTGCGGTCAGGGACGCGGCGGACGCTCGGACTGGTTTTTCACGACGCTGCCTGA